The Aspergillus luchuensis IFO 4308 DNA, chromosome 7, nearly complete sequence genome has a segment encoding these proteins:
- a CDS encoding uncharacterized protein (TransMembrane:1 (o6-23i)), with protein MGDRSGLMAGWIGGLGTVLGRLLDMDGKLKREDKRERDVTHVTRRVGSNPSQQRPDGLEHCRLRKASLQSGGSGGHPRDRLLSTANLLVGGMLLSGEERAEQAEDGRIPPIGLIHSLFQTGRVTGRDPNPSAQRGNPCMRMNKIVSAILCGS; from the exons atgggtgacCGATCAGggttgatggctggatggattggCGGAT TAGGGACTGTGCTTGGTCGCCTGCTCGACATGGATGGCAAGTTAAAGCGAGAAGataagagggaaagagatgtGACACATGTCACACGGCGTGTTGGAAGCAACCCATCCCAGCAGCGACCAGATGGGCTAGAACATTGTCGGCTGAGGAAAGCGAGTCTGCAAAGTGGGGGAAGTGGAGGACACCCCAGAGACCGTCTTCTTTCTACTGCTAACCTCCTGGTCGGAGGAATGTTGCTGTCTGGAGAAGAGCGAGCTGAACAAGCTGAGGATGGGCGGATCCCTCCGATCGGCCTAATTCATAGCTTATTCCAGACAGGGCGAGTGACTGGCAGGGACCCTAACCCTAGTGCTCAAAGAGGGAATCCCTGCATGAGGATGAATAAAATTGTGTCTGCCATTTTATGCGGATCATga
- a CDS encoding uncharacterized protein (COG:S;~EggNog:ENOG410PT8X): MSPPSLAIPATSPVAESLHLWKKRFDKRHLSTNPVIATLDIEYNELVQSWKRFQDNLLPNDRVLFHERLQGPDDVLDVVASIEPVWTSTSGQRMLRECCDEFRSTLGSHGRLLAVLPRNELYCSIFYGVLQSLLKASAGYPRIMEGLIKALVQINRLIAPPASGEAVPTTKDSINAIARFYTLLFFFLGEVMDWYVRKAKCGLLRSPNQDVYRAFQRLIGQIRRSAKSMMEDLTDTMDLDDPDCDSLCEMTHDDYRGWFERARLSQVGLQNGARRFAAQNALTRQLMWEIHQDAAERKRLLQDRDVLLARLLDTVSLQLQSVSKQNSGIACLTTTASQDLDTDRFNLIKGGHKHKYTRMELQMASQKLEDFFDADDQIPALEVDVPVIAEDNVMTSLKQWATDAHSQVLAVGGPQSTVYPSPVLLVSTCYANFARKAGLPVISHFCNRSTDAANELTYEQHLIALAYSLIRQLIEYLPPVVESHAGCDLSGERFKPLNGSLTSWKEVLSLIDILLHFAPPLLVCVIHGLDVIQDASTDPYIRSLVRTFLTHTRHQPELLPNGKQSQSVLLKVLFTVAGRPSSLVETLSENQLILRESNTTEELAPTDAALDADVGPTAMIA, encoded by the exons ATGTCCCCTCCGTCCCTCGCCATTCCGGCCACTTCTCCCGTGGCCGAATCTCTCCATCTCTGGAAGAAACGCTTCGACAAGCGACATCTTTCCAC CAACCCAGTTATCGCTACCCTTGATATAGAATACAACGAGCTGGTCCAGTCTTGGAAACGCTTCCAGGataacctcctccccaacgaTCGAGTGCTCTTCCACGAACGTCTGCAAGGTCCCGACGATGTTTTGGACGTCGTCGCCAGCATCGAGCCCGTCTGGACGTCCACGTCCGGACAGCGAATGTTGAGGGAATGTTGCGACGAATTTCGTTCGACCCTGGGCTCACACGGGAGGCTACTGGCCGTTCTACCAAGGAATGAATTGTACTGCTCGATCTTTTACGGCGTCCTGCAATCTCTTCTGAAG GCATCCGCGGGCTATCCCAGAATCATGGAAGGATTGATCAAAGCACTGGTCCAAATCAACCGCCTTATTGCCCCGCCAGCCTCGGGCGAGGCAGTACCGACGACGAAGGACTCCATCAACGCCATTGCCCGCTTCTACACGCtcctattcttctttcttggagAAGTGATGGACTGGTATGTGAGAAAGGCCAAATGCGGGCTTCTGCGGAGCCCCAACCAAGACGTGTACCGTGCCTTTCAACGCCTGATTGGCCAGATTCGACGCAGCGCGAAAAGTATGATGGAAGATCTCACGGACACTATGGACCTCGATGACCCCGACTGCGATAGCTTATGTGAAATGACCCATGACGACTATCGGGGGTGGTTTGAGCGGGCTCGATTGAGCCAGGTGGGTCTTCAGAACGGGGCCCGCCGCTTTGCAGCGCAGAATGCCCTCACCCGTCAGTTGATGTGGGAGATTCATCAGGATGCGGCGGAGCGTAAGCGATTGTTGCAAGACAGAGATGTTCTCCTGGCGCGATTGCTGGACACTGTTAGTCTACAGCTACAGTCCGTGAGTAAACAAAACAGCGGCATTGCCTGTTTGACCACGACCGCTTCCCAGGATTTAG ACACAGACAGGTTCAACCTGATAAAAGGGGGGCACAAGCACAAGTACACGCGCATGGAACTGCAAATGGCTTCCCAAAAGCTCGAAGACTTCTTTGATGCCGACGACCAGATCCCCGCGCTCGAAGTCGACGTTCCAGTCATTGCGGAAGATAACGTGATGACCTCGCTGAAACAATGGGCGACCGACGCCCACTCACAGGTCCTGGCCGTGGGAGGCCCTCAATCGACAGTCTACCCTAGCCCGGTTCTGCTTGTCTCGACGTGTTACGCCAACTTTGCTCGCAAGGCGGGCTTGCCCGTGATTTCCCACTTTTGCAACCGATCCACCGATGCCGCCAACGAACTGACCTATGAGCAACACCTCATTGCCCTGGCGTACAGCCTGATCCGCCAGTTGATAGAATACCTGCCTCCCGTAGTCGAAAGCCATGCGGGGTGTGACCTGAGCGGCGAGCGATTCAAACCTTTGAACGGCTCGCTGACGTCCTGGAAGGAGGTGCTCTCGCTGATTGATATACTCCTGCACTTTGCGCCACCCCTGCTGGTGTGCGTGATTCATGGGCTCGATGTCATTCAAGATGCGTCGACAGATCCGTACATTCGCTCATTGGTGCGGACCTTTCTGACTCATACGCGGCACCAGCCAGAATTACTGCCAAACGGCAAACAGAGCCAGAGCGTATTACTGAAGGTGCTGTTCACGGTGGCTGGTCGGCCAAGCTCGCTAGTGGAGACATTATCTGAGAACCAGCTCATTCTGCGGGAGTCGAATACGACCGAGGAGCTGGCCCCGACCGACGCCGCCTTGGACGCCGATGTAGGCCCTACGGCCATGATTGCATAG